In Sphingomonas sp. R1, a single genomic region encodes these proteins:
- a CDS encoding TonB-dependent receptor domain-containing protein, translated as MKLRYLLLAFCSSIIVHPALAQSQGDDSKAAPAAQTPEKEVFSTGVAKGRDRLDSATSTSALRASEFEKLGPRPLGDLLRTMPGIRVENAIGEGNANYTVRGLPLAAGGSKYMQFQEDGLPVLEFGDIFNVAVDVFMRPDFNVAAIETIRGGSGSTFSSNAPGGLVNLISKTGETRGGAVQFTTGLDYGEKRVDMDYGQPIGDGWRFHVGGYYRSGEGPRDIGFTGYKGGQIRFNVTKQFTNGYVRLHAKWLDDRSPTFAPYPIKIGGTNDKPVITNAGNFDIRTDSLLSPFIGPVITLNGDNKLDRFEVANGMRAISKSVGIEAQFDIGGFTISERMRYSANSGDFLRVFPSNVGTVATIAASQAGAGAIATYASGPNIGKLVPADANGNGLLAFNYMAQTRARALDNFTNDIRTTRVWKMGQGDLTVTGGFYKANQKLNAQWLHAGIDTDVAGGAQTAMVNVTSAAGVAQAQNGYYTFSRNGSKFRRIFDVSYDILAPYGSVNYRVGKLSIGGSVRYDRGRVRGSLIGADLGGGRVGLTSFDINGNGVISAPETRVAILPLDKPAPVNYNYGYWSYSSGINYRVAEPFSVFARYSHGARANADKILFTPAVSAITGGVADPADKDDGVTQLEGGFKFRKAGATLNVTAFRATAEDHNVLNGSANQTIRSYRATGVEMEGSYRRGVFSITAGATYTTAKITKDQLDPTLTGKEPRHQPAWTLEATPQIELRRVTLGANIVTITSSYAQDSNLLKMPGFTTVAAFVVVKPIDRVRVMVNATNLFNTTGFFDINQSEVPANGIGWGRAINCRTVSLSAKLDF; from the coding sequence GTGAAACTTCGCTATCTCTTGCTCGCTTTCTGCTCGAGCATCATCGTCCATCCTGCCCTCGCCCAGTCGCAGGGCGACGACAGCAAGGCCGCCCCAGCGGCGCAGACCCCGGAGAAGGAAGTCTTCTCCACCGGCGTCGCCAAGGGCCGGGACCGGCTGGACAGCGCCACCTCCACCAGCGCCCTGCGGGCGAGCGAGTTCGAGAAGCTCGGCCCGCGGCCGCTCGGCGACCTGCTGCGCACGATGCCCGGCATCCGCGTCGAGAACGCCATCGGCGAGGGCAATGCCAACTATACCGTGCGCGGCCTTCCGCTCGCGGCCGGTGGCTCGAAATATATGCAGTTCCAGGAAGACGGGCTGCCCGTGCTGGAATTCGGCGACATCTTCAACGTCGCGGTCGACGTGTTCATGCGGCCCGATTTCAACGTGGCGGCGATCGAGACCATCCGCGGCGGCTCCGGCTCGACCTTCTCGTCCAACGCACCGGGCGGACTGGTCAACCTGATCTCGAAGACCGGCGAGACGCGCGGCGGCGCGGTGCAGTTCACCACCGGGCTGGACTATGGCGAGAAGCGCGTGGACATGGATTATGGCCAGCCGATCGGCGATGGCTGGCGCTTCCATGTCGGCGGCTATTATCGCTCCGGGGAAGGCCCGCGCGACATCGGCTTTACCGGGTACAAGGGTGGGCAGATCCGCTTCAACGTGACGAAGCAGTTCACCAACGGCTATGTCCGCCTCCACGCCAAGTGGCTGGACGATCGCTCGCCCACCTTCGCGCCCTATCCGATCAAGATCGGCGGTACGAATGACAAGCCGGTGATCACCAACGCCGGCAATTTCGACATCCGCACGGATTCGCTGCTGTCCCCCTTCATCGGCCCGGTGATCACGCTGAACGGCGACAACAAGCTGGATCGCTTCGAGGTCGCCAATGGCATGCGCGCGATCAGCAAGTCGGTCGGTATCGAGGCGCAGTTCGATATCGGCGGCTTCACGATCAGCGAGCGCATGCGCTATTCGGCCAATTCGGGCGACTTCCTGCGCGTGTTTCCGTCGAACGTCGGCACGGTGGCGACCATCGCTGCGTCGCAGGCAGGGGCTGGCGCGATCGCGACCTATGCGAGCGGCCCCAACATCGGCAAGCTCGTGCCGGCGGACGCCAATGGCAACGGCCTGCTCGCGTTCAACTACATGGCGCAGACCCGTGCCCGCGCGCTCGACAATTTCACCAACGACATCCGCACGACCCGCGTCTGGAAGATGGGCCAGGGCGACCTGACCGTTACCGGGGGCTTCTACAAGGCCAACCAGAAGTTGAACGCGCAGTGGCTGCATGCCGGCATCGACACCGATGTGGCGGGCGGTGCGCAGACCGCGATGGTCAACGTGACCAGCGCGGCAGGCGTGGCGCAAGCCCAGAACGGGTATTACACGTTCAGCCGCAACGGCAGCAAGTTCCGCCGCATCTTCGACGTGTCGTACGACATTCTCGCGCCCTATGGCTCAGTGAACTATCGGGTTGGTAAGCTCTCGATCGGCGGCAGCGTCCGCTATGACCGCGGGCGGGTGCGCGGCTCGCTGATCGGTGCCGATCTGGGCGGTGGCCGCGTCGGGCTGACCAGCTTCGACATCAACGGCAACGGCGTGATCTCGGCCCCCGAAACGCGCGTCGCCATCCTGCCGCTCGATAAGCCGGCGCCGGTGAACTACAATTACGGCTATTGGAGCTATTCGAGCGGCATCAACTACCGCGTCGCCGAGCCCTTCTCGGTCTTTGCCCGCTACAGCCACGGCGCCCGCGCCAATGCCGACAAGATCCTGTTCACCCCAGCGGTGAGCGCGATCACCGGCGGCGTGGCCGATCCGGCGGACAAGGACGACGGGGTCACCCAGCTCGAAGGCGGCTTCAAGTTCCGCAAGGCCGGCGCGACGCTCAACGTCACTGCCTTCCGGGCGACCGCGGAGGACCACAACGTCCTCAACGGATCGGCCAACCAGACCATCCGCAGCTATCGCGCGACCGGCGTGGAGATGGAAGGCAGCTACCGTCGCGGCGTCTTCAGCATCACCGCGGGCGCCACCTATACCACTGCCAAGATCACCAAGGACCAGCTGGATCCGACGCTGACCGGCAAGGAACCGCGCCACCAGCCCGCCTGGACGCTGGAGGCGACGCCGCAAATCGAGCTGCGCCGCGTGACGCTGGGTGCCAATATCGTGACGATCACCAGCAGCTATGCGCAAGACAGCAACCTGCTCAAGATGCCCGGCTTCACCACGGTTGCGGCGTTCGTGGTCGTCAAGCCGATCGACCGGGTGCGGGTGATGGTCAACGCGACCAACCTGTTCAACACGACCGGCTTCTTCGACATCAACCAGAGCGAAGTCCCAGCCAACGGCATCGGCTGGGGCCGCGCGATCAATTGCCGCACCGTATCGCTCTCCGCCAAGCTCGACTTCTGA
- a CDS encoding sterol desaturase family protein → MNIALAIFASALAMTVIVGVRYLAASAGFALATRLRHPGLYAGLDRQIAKEIGWSLASAAIYGIPAGIVAWGWKAHGWTQIYDDVHAMPLWYLPVSVFLYLFLHDTWFYWTHRAMHRPALFRRYHAVHHASRPPTAWAAMSFHWGEALSGAIVIPLLVFAIPIHVGALGLVLTVMTVMGVTNHMGWEIFPAWMWRGPLGAWLITASHHQRHHERYGCNYGLYFRFWDRLCGTDQGLGRFDHAPGKRHARAAAAADQRRAAGDAGA, encoded by the coding sequence ATGAACATCGCGCTCGCCATTTTCGCCTCGGCGCTCGCCATGACGGTGATCGTCGGCGTGCGCTATCTCGCCGCTTCCGCTGGATTCGCGCTGGCGACGCGGCTGCGCCATCCGGGGCTTTATGCCGGGCTCGACCGTCAGATCGCCAAGGAGATCGGCTGGAGCCTCGCTTCCGCGGCGATTTACGGCATCCCCGCCGGCATCGTCGCCTGGGGCTGGAAGGCGCACGGCTGGACGCAGATCTACGACGACGTGCACGCGATGCCGCTCTGGTATCTGCCGGTCTCGGTCTTCCTGTATCTGTTCCTGCACGACACCTGGTTCTACTGGACGCACCGCGCGATGCACCGGCCTGCGCTGTTCCGCCGCTACCACGCGGTCCATCATGCCAGCCGCCCGCCGACCGCCTGGGCGGCGATGAGCTTCCATTGGGGCGAGGCGCTGAGCGGCGCGATCGTCATTCCGCTGCTGGTCTTCGCAATTCCGATCCATGTCGGCGCACTTGGCTTGGTACTGACGGTGATGACGGTTATGGGAGTGACCAACCACATGGGCTGGGAAATCTTTCCGGCCTGGATGTGGCGGGGGCCATTGGGGGCGTGGCTGATCACGGCGAGCCATCATCAGCGCCATCACGAGCGGTATGGGTGCAATTATGGACTTTATTTCCGGTTCTGGGACCGGCTGTGCGGGACGGACCAGGGGTTGGGGCGGTTCGACCATGCGCCGGGCAAGCGCCACGCTCGTGCTGCTGCCGCTGCTGACCAGCGCCGCGCCGCTGGCGACGCTGGAGCTTGA
- a CDS encoding DUF2141 domain-containing protein: MLLPLLTSAAPLATLELDFTSLRSTRGLLQVCIAPAASEFPDCRDGRGAIKRTIPASDGKLRLTALAPGDYAVAVIHDANGNGKLDTFMGIPREGFGFSRNPVIGFGPPRFSAARFPLEGGGDRQEVKLRYLL; the protein is encoded by the coding sequence GTGCTGCTGCCGCTGCTGACCAGCGCCGCGCCGCTGGCGACGCTGGAGCTTGATTTCACCAGCCTGCGCTCGACGCGCGGGCTGCTCCAGGTCTGCATCGCGCCCGCCGCGAGCGAATTCCCGGATTGTCGCGACGGCCGCGGCGCGATCAAGCGCACGATCCCGGCAAGCGACGGCAAGCTGCGCCTGACGGCGCTTGCGCCCGGCGACTATGCCGTGGCGGTAATCCACGATGCCAATGGCAACGGCAAGCTCGATACCTTTATGGGCATACCGCGCGAAGGCTTCGGCTTTTCGCGCAACCCGGTCATCGGCTTCGGCCCACCGCGCTTTTCCGCCGCCCGCTTCCCGCTGGAGGGCGGCGGCGACCGGCAGGAAGTGAAGCTGCGCTATCTGCTGTAG
- a CDS encoding MipA/OmpV family protein produces MSFLRTAARAALVSLPLLAAAPALAQQETTDSPPDLTRDTVMIGVGAAVVPSYDGSDKSVITAAPAIRGRVSGINFALLGSRAWADLIADNNGPGWDFQAGPVVNVNLNRTSRIDDRQVAALGKVDTAIEAGGFVGLGKQGLITSDYDKLTVGVSYIHDVGTVHKSYLVSPSINYGTPLSRKAYVLLNLSANYMGDGYAQTYFGVTPGGSARSGLPVYTARKGWKDWTLGAMGNVSLTGDLTHGLSAVGGVAYRRMLDDAADSPVVRIAGSRSQWYGAVGLAYTF; encoded by the coding sequence ATGTCTTTCCTGCGCACCGCGGCGCGCGCCGCGCTCGTCTCGCTTCCGCTGCTCGCCGCGGCGCCGGCCCTTGCCCAGCAGGAGACGACCGATTCGCCGCCCGATCTCACCCGCGACACGGTGATGATCGGCGTCGGCGCTGCCGTCGTTCCGAGCTATGATGGTTCCGACAAGAGCGTGATCACCGCCGCGCCGGCGATCCGCGGCCGCGTCTCCGGCATCAACTTCGCGTTGCTCGGCAGCCGCGCCTGGGCCGACCTGATTGCCGACAACAACGGTCCGGGCTGGGATTTCCAGGCGGGGCCGGTCGTCAACGTGAACCTCAACCGCACGTCGCGGATCGACGACCGTCAGGTCGCCGCGCTCGGCAAGGTGGATACCGCGATCGAAGCGGGCGGCTTTGTCGGTCTAGGCAAGCAGGGGCTGATCACCAGCGACTATGACAAGCTCACCGTGGGCGTGTCGTACATCCACGATGTCGGCACGGTGCATAAGAGCTATCTGGTCTCGCCCTCGATCAACTACGGCACGCCGCTCAGCCGCAAGGCCTATGTGCTGCTGAACCTCTCCGCCAACTATATGGGCGACGGCTACGCCCAGACCTATTTCGGCGTCACGCCGGGTGGCAGCGCGCGCAGCGGCCTGCCGGTGTACACTGCGCGCAAGGGGTGGAAGGACTGGACGCTCGGCGCGATGGGCAATGTCTCGCTCACCGGCGACCTGACGCACGGCCTGTCGGCCGTGGGCGGTGTCGCCTATCGGCGGATGCTGGACGATGCGGCGGATTCGCCCGTGGTGCGGATCGCGGGTTCGCGCAGCCAGTGGTATGGCGCGGTCGGGCTCGCCTATACCTTCTGA
- the thiC gene encoding phosphomethylpyrimidine synthase ThiC, protein MADIPAKTEIGVTTGPIRGSRKIHVGKHRVAMREIHLEPGSGEAPVRVYDTSGPYTDPDARIDIMAGLPALRRDWILARGDVEAYDARQVKPEDNGLKGPDRSAGVPQFPNVVKRPLRAKPGMNVSQMHYAKRGIITPEMEYVAERENLGRERLAEYVRDGQDWGAAIPDYVTPEFVRDEVARGRAIIPNNINHPESEPMAIGRNFLVKINANIGNSAVASDVASEVDKMVWSIRWGADTVMDLSTGRNIHDTREWILRNSPVPIGTVPIYQALEKVGGIAEDLTWEIFRDTLIEQAEQGVDYFTIHAGVRLPYIPMTAKRVTGIVSRGGSIMAKWCLAHHRESFLYERFDEITEIMKAYDIAYSLGDGLRPGSIADANDEAQFAELYTLGELTKRAWEQDVQVMIEGPGHVPMHKIKQNMEKQLEACGEAPFYTLGPLTTDIAPGYDHITSGIGAAMIGWYGTAMLCYVTPKEHLGLPDRDDVKVGVVTYKLAAHAADLAKGHPAAKVRDDALSRARFEFRWRDQFNLSLDPDTAEQYHDQTLPAEGAKTAHFCSMCGPKFCSMKITQEVRDFAAKQNASADTFLAATPATVDAETGMAEMSKVFRETGSELYMGAGGREHD, encoded by the coding sequence ATGGCCGACATTCCCGCCAAGACCGAAATCGGCGTTACTACCGGCCCGATCCGCGGCAGCCGCAAGATCCATGTCGGCAAGCACCGCGTCGCGATGCGCGAGATACATCTCGAGCCGGGCAGCGGCGAGGCGCCGGTGCGCGTCTACGACACCTCGGGCCCCTACACCGATCCCGACGCGCGCATCGACATCATGGCCGGCCTGCCGGCGCTCCGTCGCGACTGGATCCTCGCCCGCGGCGATGTCGAGGCCTATGACGCGCGCCAGGTGAAGCCCGAGGACAACGGCCTGAAGGGCCCGGACCGCTCGGCCGGCGTGCCGCAGTTCCCCAACGTCGTGAAGCGCCCCTTGCGCGCCAAGCCGGGCATGAACGTGTCCCAGATGCACTATGCCAAGCGCGGCATCATCACGCCCGAAATGGAATATGTTGCCGAGCGCGAGAATCTCGGCCGCGAGCGGCTGGCCGAATATGTCCGCGACGGGCAGGACTGGGGCGCCGCGATCCCCGACTATGTGACCCCCGAATTCGTCCGCGACGAAGTGGCGCGTGGCCGGGCGATCATCCCGAACAACATCAACCACCCGGAAAGCGAGCCGATGGCGATCGGTCGCAACTTCCTGGTCAAGATCAACGCCAATATCGGCAACTCGGCGGTCGCCAGCGACGTGGCGTCCGAGGTTGACAAGATGGTCTGGTCGATCCGCTGGGGCGCGGACACGGTGATGGACCTCTCCACCGGCCGCAACATCCACGACACCCGCGAATGGATCCTGCGCAACTCGCCGGTGCCGATCGGCACCGTGCCGATCTACCAGGCGCTGGAGAAGGTCGGCGGCATCGCCGAGGACCTCACCTGGGAAATCTTCCGCGACACGCTGATCGAGCAGGCCGAGCAGGGCGTCGACTATTTCACCATCCATGCCGGCGTCCGGCTGCCGTACATCCCGATGACCGCCAAGCGCGTCACCGGCATCGTCAGCCGCGGCGGCTCGATCATGGCCAAATGGTGCCTCGCGCATCACCGCGAATCCTTCCTCTACGAGCGGTTCGACGAGATCACCGAGATCATGAAGGCCTATGACATCGCCTATTCGCTGGGCGATGGTCTCCGCCCCGGCTCGATCGCCGACGCCAATGACGAGGCGCAGTTCGCCGAGCTCTACACGCTGGGCGAACTGACCAAGCGCGCCTGGGAACAGGACGTGCAGGTGATGATCGAGGGCCCCGGCCATGTGCCGATGCACAAGATCAAGCAGAACATGGAAAAGCAGCTCGAGGCGTGCGGCGAGGCGCCCTTCTACACGCTCGGGCCGCTGACCACCGACATCGCGCCGGGCTATGACCACATCACCAGCGGTATCGGCGCCGCGATGATCGGCTGGTACGGCACGGCGATGCTCTGCTACGTCACGCCCAAGGAGCATCTGGGCCTGCCCGACCGCGACGACGTGAAGGTCGGCGTGGTCACCTACAAGCTGGCGGCGCACGCAGCCGACCTCGCCAAGGGCCATCCGGCGGCCAAGGTGCGCGACGACGCGCTGAGCCGCGCGCGATTCGAGTTCCGCTGGCGCGACCAGTTCAACCTGTCGCTCGACCCCGACACCGCCGAGCAGTATCACGACCAGACACTGCCGGCCGAGGGCGCCAAGACCGCGCATTTCTGCTCGATGTGCGGGCCGAAATTCTGCTCGATGAAGATCACGCAGGAGGTGCGCGACTTCGCCGCGAAGCAGAACGCCTCGGCCGATACCTTCCTGGCGGCGACGCCGGCGACGGTGGATGCCGAGACGGGCATGGCCGAGATGAGCAAGGTGTTCCGCGAGACCGGCAGCGAGCTCTACATGGGCGCCGGCGGCCGCGAGCACGATTGA
- the ung gene encoding uracil-DNA glycosylase translates to MSTIKLHPSWLAPLEQEFAQPYMAALRDYLRAEKAAGKRIFPAGGDWFRALDLTPLEQVRVVILGQDPYHGEGQAHGLCFSVKPGVRTPPSLVNIYKEMETDLGIPRAQHGFLEHWAEQGVLLLNAVLTVEMGRAAAHQGRGWERFTDAVIRLVNARAEPVVFLLWGSHAQKKAAFVDSIEKGGRHLVLKAPHPSPLSAHSGFFGSRHFSKANAFLESIGQKPIDWALPPLG, encoded by the coding sequence ATGTCGACGATCAAGCTGCACCCGAGCTGGCTCGCCCCGCTCGAACAGGAATTCGCCCAGCCCTATATGGCGGCGCTGCGCGACTATCTGCGTGCGGAGAAGGCGGCGGGAAAGCGCATCTTTCCGGCAGGTGGCGACTGGTTTCGCGCACTCGATCTGACGCCGCTGGAGCAGGTGCGCGTGGTGATCCTCGGGCAGGACCCCTATCATGGCGAAGGCCAGGCGCACGGCCTGTGCTTCTCGGTGAAGCCCGGCGTGCGGACCCCGCCCAGCCTGGTCAACATCTACAAGGAGATGGAGACCGACCTCGGCATCCCCCGCGCGCAGCACGGCTTTCTCGAGCATTGGGCGGAACAGGGCGTGCTGCTGCTCAATGCGGTGCTGACGGTGGAGATGGGCCGCGCCGCCGCACATCAGGGGCGTGGCTGGGAGCGCTTCACCGATGCGGTGATCCGCCTGGTCAACGCCAGGGCGGAACCGGTGGTATTCCTGCTCTGGGGTAGCCATGCCCAGAAAAAGGCGGCGTTCGTCGACTCGATCGAAAAGGGCGGACGGCACCTGGTGCTCAAGGCCCCCCACCCCTCGCCGCTCTCGGCACATTCGGGGTTCTTCGGGAGCCGGCATTTCAGCAAGGCGAACGCGTTTCTGGAGAGCATCGGCCAGAAGCCGATCGACTGGGCATTGCCGCCGCTGGGGTGA
- a CDS encoding DUF1810 domain-containing protein — MNPLDRFVAAQARDYAVALAELQRGRKTSHWIWYIFPQIAGLGRSDMAQRYAIADLAEARAYLAHPLLGPRLREATTALLGHAGRHSAEAILGGIDAIKVRSSMTLFEAADGTAGSVFAACLDAFYAGSRDPETLRRITC, encoded by the coding sequence ATGAACCCGCTCGACCGCTTCGTCGCCGCCCAGGCACGCGACTATGCGGTCGCGCTGGCCGAGTTGCAGCGCGGGCGGAAGACCAGCCACTGGATCTGGTACATCTTCCCGCAGATCGCCGGGCTCGGCCGCAGCGACATGGCGCAGCGCTACGCGATCGCGGACTTGGCCGAAGCCCGCGCCTATCTTGCCCATCCGCTGCTTGGGCCCCGGCTTCGCGAAGCGACGACGGCGCTGCTCGGTCATGCCGGCCGGCACTCGGCGGAGGCGATCCTTGGCGGCATCGACGCCATCAAAGTCCGCTCGTCGATGACGCTGTTCGAGGCGGCGGACGGCACGGCAGGCAGCGTGTTCGCCGCCTGCCTGGACGCCTTCTATGCGGGCAGTCGCGATCCCGAGACGCTGCGCCGGATCACTTGTTGA
- the ubiG gene encoding bifunctional 2-polyprenyl-6-hydroxyphenol methylase/3-demethylubiquinol 3-O-methyltransferase UbiG has translation MPNATIATIDPREAEHFGRLAADWWNPKGSSAMLHRLNPARLGYIRRAIDEHWAGDSADFMPLTGKTAIDVGCGAGLLCEPLARLGARVTGVDAAAENIGAARAHAEPSGLPIDYVHGGIEDFVGRTFDLVTSMEVIEHVSDPAGFVRGLAGALAEGGLMVLSTPNRTPLSRLAMITLAEGTGAIPRGTHDWSRFLKPEELEALLADSGMKVIDRQGLSFSPTRGFVVSENEALNYLVTAIRA, from the coding sequence ATGCCGAACGCAACAATAGCTACGATTGACCCCCGTGAAGCTGAACATTTCGGTCGTCTGGCGGCCGATTGGTGGAATCCGAAGGGCTCCTCCGCCATGCTCCACAGGCTGAATCCTGCGCGGCTGGGCTATATCCGCCGGGCGATCGATGAACATTGGGCGGGCGATTCGGCCGATTTCATGCCGCTGACCGGCAAGACCGCGATCGACGTCGGCTGCGGCGCCGGGCTACTCTGCGAGCCGCTCGCCCGCCTCGGCGCGCGGGTTACCGGCGTGGATGCCGCCGCCGAGAATATCGGCGCGGCGCGGGCGCATGCCGAACCGTCCGGGCTGCCGATCGATTACGTCCATGGCGGCATCGAGGATTTTGTGGGTCGCACCTTCGATCTGGTCACCTCGATGGAAGTGATCGAGCATGTCAGCGATCCCGCCGGCTTCGTCCGCGGGCTGGCCGGCGCGCTGGCCGAGGGTGGGTTGATGGTGCTGTCCACCCCCAATCGCACGCCGCTCTCGCGCCTCGCCATGATCACGCTCGCCGAGGGCACCGGCGCGATCCCCAGGGGCACGCACGACTGGAGCCGCTTCCTCAAGCCGGAGGAACTGGAGGCACTGCTCGCGGATTCGGGCATGAAGGTGATCGATCGCCAGGGCCTCAGCTTCTCGCCCACCCGCGGTTTCGTGGTGAGCGAGAACGAGGCGCTCAACTATCTGGTGACGGCGATCCGCGCCTGA
- a CDS encoding aspartate kinase: MARIVMKFGGTSMAGIERIRSVAARVKREWEAGNQVAVVVSAMAGETDRLVGFCREASSLYDPKEYDVVVSAGEQITSGLLAIALQAIGVPARSWLGWQLPVQTSDAFAKARIEDIGTDALLASMGNGEVAVIPGFQGVHEERITTLGRGGSDTSAVAVAAAVKADRCDIYTDVDGVYTTDPRIVPRARKLKRVTYEEMLELASVGAKVLQTRSVGLAMKEGVRVQVLSSFTGDDAPMADTLPGTMIVGEEEIQDVERQLITGIAHDKNEAKITLTAVPDKPGAVASIFTPLADASINVDMIIQNIAHQSAGSASATDVTFTVPAADLARSLEILAQQKESIGFDSISHDTRVAKVSVVGVGMRSHAGVAATMFQTLGARGINIQAITTSEIKVSVLIEEDYTELAVRVLHTAYGLDADDVAA, translated from the coding sequence ATGGCGCGTATCGTAATGAAGTTCGGCGGCACATCGATGGCCGGGATCGAGCGTATCCGCAGCGTCGCCGCCCGCGTCAAACGCGAGTGGGAGGCGGGCAACCAGGTCGCGGTGGTCGTCTCGGCGATGGCGGGCGAGACCGATCGGCTGGTCGGCTTCTGCCGCGAGGCCTCGTCGCTCTACGACCCCAAGGAATATGACGTCGTCGTCTCCGCCGGCGAGCAGATCACCAGCGGCCTGCTGGCGATCGCGCTGCAGGCGATCGGCGTGCCCGCGCGCTCCTGGCTCGGCTGGCAGCTGCCGGTGCAGACCTCGGATGCCTTCGCCAAGGCGCGCATCGAGGACATCGGCACCGACGCGCTGCTCGCCAGCATGGGGAACGGCGAAGTGGCGGTGATCCCAGGCTTCCAGGGCGTGCACGAGGAGCGGATCACCACGCTCGGCCGCGGTGGATCGGACACTTCGGCGGTGGCGGTGGCGGCGGCGGTGAAGGCCGATCGCTGCGACATCTACACCGATGTCGACGGGGTCTATACCACCGATCCCCGCATCGTGCCCCGCGCGCGCAAGCTCAAGCGCGTGACCTATGAGGAAATGCTCGAACTCGCCAGCGTCGGCGCCAAGGTGCTCCAGACCCGTTCGGTCGGCCTGGCGATGAAGGAAGGGGTTCGCGTGCAGGTGCTCTCGTCCTTCACGGGCGACGACGCGCCGATGGCAGATACATTGCCCGGGACGATGATCGTGGGCGAAGAGGAGATTCAGGACGTGGAACGCCAGCTCATCACCGGCATCGCGCACGACAAGAACGAGGCCAAGATCACGCTTACCGCGGTGCCGGACAAGCCCGGCGCGGTGGCATCGATCTTCACGCCGCTTGCCGATGCCAGCATCAACGTGGACATGATCATCCAGAACATCGCGCACCAGAGCGCCGGCAGCGCGAGCGCGACCGACGTGACCTTCACGGTGCCGGCGGCGGATCTTGCCCGCTCGCTGGAGATCCTGGCGCAGCAGAAGGAGTCGATCGGCTTCGACAGCATCAGCCATGACACGCGCGTGGCCAAGGTCTCGGTGGTCGGCGTCGGCATGCGCAGCCATGCGGGCGTTGCCGCGACGATGTTCCAGACGCTGGGCGCGCGCGGCATCAACATCCAGGCGATCACCACTTCCGAGATTAAGGTCTCGGTGCTCATCGAGGAAGACTATACCGAGCTGGCGGTGCGCGTGCTGCACACCGCCTATGGCCTCGACGCGGACGACGTCGCCGCCTGA